A single Micromonospora luteifusca DNA region contains:
- a CDS encoding ABC transporter ATP-binding protein, with product MTDAVLELEDVTFLRGDDLIIRGLSFTVRRGEHWALLGPNGAGKSTLLNFCGAWAHPTSGVVRVLGQRLGRVELQALRRDIGHVDPRHPLRSPLSVLEVVLTGITGTIETPLRWTPTAEQVEKADSLIASVGLAHRRSAAWPVLSQGERGRVLIARALAGDPQLLLLDEPTTGLDVAAREQLLETIAYVVSTTPDLASVIVTHHLEELPATTTHALLICEGLAVASGRAEAAITSDAISRAFKHPIDVQRTEGRWQARARASGVRRGHVLEQVLPSR from the coding sequence GTGACGGACGCCGTCCTGGAGTTGGAGGACGTCACCTTCCTGCGTGGCGACGACCTCATTATCCGCGGCCTCAGTTTCACGGTCCGCCGAGGCGAGCACTGGGCGCTCCTGGGCCCGAACGGCGCTGGCAAGAGCACGCTCCTCAATTTCTGCGGAGCGTGGGCCCATCCAACCTCCGGCGTCGTCCGGGTGCTCGGGCAGCGACTCGGGCGCGTGGAACTTCAGGCGCTGCGGCGCGACATCGGCCACGTCGATCCCCGCCACCCGCTCCGGTCGCCGCTTTCAGTGCTCGAGGTTGTCCTGACCGGCATCACCGGCACGATCGAGACGCCCCTGCGGTGGACACCCACCGCGGAACAGGTCGAGAAGGCCGACTCGCTCATCGCCTCGGTCGGCCTGGCTCACCGCCGCTCAGCGGCATGGCCCGTCCTATCTCAAGGAGAACGAGGGCGCGTCCTCATCGCCCGAGCCCTGGCCGGTGACCCACAACTGCTCCTGCTCGACGAGCCGACCACGGGTCTCGACGTCGCCGCCCGCGAGCAACTGCTGGAGACGATCGCGTACGTGGTCAGCACAACTCCCGACCTTGCCTCGGTCATCGTCACCCATCATCTGGAGGAGCTGCCTGCGACGACCACGCACGCGCTGCTCATCTGCGAGGGTCTCGCCGTTGCCAGCGGTCGAGCCGAGGCCGCCATCACCTCCGATGCGATCTCACGTGCCTTCAAGCACCCCATCGACGTCCAGCGCACCGAGGGGCGATGGCAGGCGAGAGCACGCGCGTCAGGTGTTCGTCGGGGCCACGTACTCGAACAGGTTCTGCCATCCCGATAG
- a CDS encoding LysR family transcriptional regulator, whose product MDTEAVRSFVRAAELGQLQHAADELGVTQQAVSKRIATLERELDVRLFTRTARGVELTLDGQAFLPHARTIVAGVDRAVAAIRPGSRALRIDVLGLRSAQAVVLHDYWRSHPETDLDVVTLRVNDPRAVVAAVQAGDIDASFRSVTDPATLPRDVQMIHAFDSPTELLVGPRHPLAAARTLTPAQLRRHRIWVPGIAPRSEWADFYDQLAADFDLRIDAAGPNFGNEVLLDILADSTDVATLVGSRDRYIWPTNHDLRRIPIVNPTLAYPLSLILPRANPHPGLRAIIDHFASLAPPPAATWRPSWAMAPRHRDAVEGDASAAASA is encoded by the coding sequence GTGGATACCGAGGCGGTGCGATCGTTCGTCCGCGCGGCCGAGCTCGGGCAGCTGCAACATGCCGCCGACGAGCTCGGTGTGACGCAGCAGGCCGTGTCGAAGCGGATCGCCACTCTCGAACGCGAACTCGACGTCCGGTTGTTCACCCGCACCGCCCGAGGGGTCGAGCTGACGCTCGACGGTCAGGCCTTCCTCCCGCACGCCCGGACCATCGTCGCGGGTGTCGATCGCGCCGTCGCCGCGATCAGACCAGGCTCACGGGCCCTTCGGATCGACGTTCTCGGCCTGCGATCCGCGCAGGCCGTCGTGCTGCACGACTACTGGCGGTCGCACCCGGAAACCGACCTGGACGTGGTGACCCTCAGGGTCAACGACCCGCGCGCGGTCGTCGCCGCCGTCCAGGCCGGCGATATCGACGCCTCGTTCCGCTCGGTCACCGACCCGGCCACCCTGCCGCGCGACGTGCAGATGATCCACGCGTTCGACTCGCCGACGGAGCTGCTCGTCGGCCCGAGGCACCCGCTCGCCGCCGCACGAACACTGACACCAGCCCAACTGCGCCGGCACCGAATCTGGGTGCCGGGTATCGCGCCGCGTAGCGAATGGGCGGATTTCTACGACCAGCTCGCCGCCGACTTCGACCTCCGCATCGACGCGGCGGGCCCGAACTTCGGCAACGAGGTACTCCTCGACATCCTCGCGGACTCCACCGACGTGGCAACCCTCGTGGGCTCGCGTGACCGGTACATCTGGCCGACGAACCACGATCTACGCCGCATTCCGATCGTGAATCCGACGCTCGCGTACCCGCTCTCGCTCATCCTTCCCCGAGCGAATCCACACCCAGGGCTCCGGGCGATCATCGACCACTTCGCGAGCCTGGCACCGCCGCCCGCGGCGACCTGGCGCCCGTCCTGGGCGATGGCACCACGCCACCGCGATGCGGTGGAGGGGGACGCCTCCGCGGCGGCCTCGGCCTAA
- a CDS encoding NADPH:quinone reductase — translation MKAIVYRDTGGPDVLQLVERDRPTPKPGEVRVRVAVSGVNPTDWQARSGRAHRKLFPEITPHLDGAGVVDAVGDGVDPGRVGQRVWLFMAAAGRPTGTAAEFTVVPAEQAVPLPDEAGFDVGASLGVPALTAHRALTVAEDGPRRLHPGALDGTVVLAAGGVGAVGHAVIQLARWAGATVISTVSGPEKAKLATAAGAHHTINYREGDPAAAIRAIAPDGVDIVAEVALGANLALDLAVLRTRGTIATYANEGGHAVELNVGQNLVLNTRLQFLVLFTAGPQARAAAVEDVAAAIRDRALPVGEEHGLPMHRFPLHRTADAHRAVETGAVGKVLVDVTP, via the coding sequence ATGAAAGCGATCGTCTACCGCGACACCGGCGGCCCCGACGTCCTCCAACTCGTCGAGCGTGACCGGCCCACGCCCAAACCCGGTGAAGTCCGCGTCCGGGTCGCCGTGTCCGGGGTCAACCCGACCGACTGGCAGGCCCGCTCCGGAAGAGCCCACCGCAAGCTGTTCCCCGAGATCACCCCACATCTCGACGGCGCCGGCGTGGTCGACGCCGTCGGTGACGGGGTCGACCCGGGCCGGGTCGGCCAGCGTGTGTGGCTGTTCATGGCCGCCGCCGGGCGGCCCACCGGCACCGCCGCCGAGTTCACCGTCGTACCCGCCGAGCAGGCCGTGCCGCTGCCAGACGAGGCCGGTTTCGACGTCGGCGCCTCGCTCGGCGTCCCCGCGCTCACCGCCCACCGCGCACTCACCGTCGCCGAGGACGGGCCACGCCGCCTGCATCCCGGCGCACTTGACGGCACGGTGGTGCTCGCGGCCGGCGGGGTCGGCGCGGTCGGGCACGCGGTGATCCAGCTCGCCCGCTGGGCCGGCGCCACCGTGATCAGCACGGTCAGCGGCCCGGAGAAGGCCAAGCTGGCCACCGCGGCCGGAGCCCACCACACCATCAACTACCGCGAGGGCGACCCAGCCGCCGCCATCCGTGCGATCGCCCCTGACGGCGTCGACATCGTCGCCGAGGTGGCGCTGGGCGCGAACCTGGCTCTGGACCTGGCCGTGCTGCGTACGCGCGGCACGATCGCGACGTACGCCAACGAGGGCGGACATGCGGTCGAGCTGAACGTGGGGCAGAACCTGGTGCTGAACACGCGCCTGCAGTTCCTGGTGCTCTTCACGGCCGGCCCGCAGGCGCGCGCCGCAGCCGTCGAGGACGTCGCCGCCGCGATCCGTGACCGCGCCCTGCCGGTCGGCGAGGAACACGGCCTGCCAATGCACCGCTTCCCGCTGCACCGCACCGCGGACGCGCACCGAGCCGTGGAGACCGGCGCGGTCGGCAAGGTACTGGTGGACGTCACGCCCTGA
- a CDS encoding ArsR/SmtB family transcription factor yields MTEVTEPAIETVTIDVVLSVLADPVRLTLVRAFDAAGDWTCGSDVLKETGVTIGKSTLSHHIKVLREAGLIRTRVDGIRRLVTLRYDDVEQRFPGLLGLLRGND; encoded by the coding sequence GTGACCGAGGTGACCGAACCTGCCATCGAGACCGTGACGATCGACGTCGTGCTCAGCGTGCTTGCCGACCCGGTGCGGCTCACGCTCGTGCGCGCCTTCGACGCCGCGGGGGACTGGACGTGCGGCAGTGACGTCCTCAAGGAGACCGGCGTCACCATCGGCAAGTCGACGCTGTCGCACCACATCAAGGTGCTGCGCGAAGCCGGCCTGATCCGCACGCGCGTCGACGGCATCCGTCGACTGGTCACGCTCCGCTACGACGATGTGGAACAGCGCTTTCCCGGGCTGCTGGGCCTGCTGCGCGGAAACGATTAG
- a CDS encoding SAM-dependent methyltransferase, with protein sequence MTTPSPSDRIDTSVVHPARRYNYWLGGKDNFAVDRESGDQIAAVYPGVRTLARENRAFLGRAVRFLAEEAGIRQFLDIGTGIPSADNTHEVAQSVAADSRVVYVDNDPMVLVHARALLTSNPAGVTAYLDADLRDPERILADPQLHATLDLSRPVALVLVAVTHFLTDDDRPHEHVARLLDALPSGSWLALTHFTTDYIPTEIVERMYAEFASGRMKQDAVPRDRAEFARFFTGLELAEPGIVPVAEWRPQVPPEQRPSLADASIYGAVARKP encoded by the coding sequence ATGACGACGCCATCACCTTCGGACCGGATCGACACCAGCGTCGTGCACCCGGCCCGCCGCTACAACTACTGGTTGGGCGGCAAGGACAACTTCGCCGTCGACCGGGAGTCCGGCGACCAGATCGCCGCCGTCTATCCGGGGGTGCGCACCCTTGCTCGGGAAAACCGGGCCTTCCTCGGCCGGGCGGTCCGGTTCCTCGCCGAGGAGGCCGGCATCCGGCAGTTCCTCGACATCGGCACCGGCATCCCGAGCGCCGACAACACCCACGAGGTCGCCCAGTCCGTCGCCGCCGACTCCCGCGTGGTCTACGTCGACAACGACCCGATGGTGCTGGTCCACGCCCGGGCGTTGCTGACCAGCAACCCGGCGGGCGTCACCGCCTACCTGGACGCCGACCTGCGCGACCCGGAGCGGATCCTGGCCGATCCACAGCTGCACGCCACACTGGACCTGTCCCGGCCGGTGGCCCTGGTGCTGGTCGCCGTGACGCACTTCCTCACCGACGACGACCGCCCGCACGAGCACGTCGCCCGGCTGCTCGACGCGCTGCCGTCGGGCAGTTGGCTGGCGCTGACCCACTTCACCACCGACTACATCCCCACCGAGATCGTCGAGCGGATGTACGCCGAATTCGCCTCCGGCCGAATGAAGCAGGACGCCGTGCCCCGCGACCGCGCCGAGTTCGCCCGGTTCTTCACCGGCCTGGAGCTGGCCGAGCCGGGCATCGTTCCGGTCGCCGAGTGGCGGCCGCAGGTGCCACCGGAGCAGCGGCCGTCCCTGGCCGACGCCTCCATTTACGGCGCGGTGGCCCGCAAGCCCTGA
- a CDS encoding ThuA domain-containing protein produces the protein MPRYLRAFCLALLAVATVVSTTTALPAEAAPRFRVLVFSKITNFYHDSIPAGVAAIQQLGATHNFEVVATTDAAAFTDANLATFDALVFNNTNSTPASGDLLNASQRAALQTFVRNGGGWAGLHAASASERDWPWYEGLVGTIFDYHPDFSATGGTFPGRVKVLDRAHPSTRNLPELWEQSEEWYNWRTNPTGNVHTLAQIKVRDGINGLDEGVDHAYSWCQRYDGGRSWFTAGGHASSQFSTPTFLEHLRYGIEWAAGAVAGDCSATETGNFERVGLVTENLADPFELAVGPDRKVYYIQRTGALKVVNSDTLQVTTLLDFAYTSAMTDQSDGLLGMTLDRNFASNGWVYLLWSDKTLKQLNLSRFTVANNSVALASEKRLLTIPTYRGEGRANSHMGGSLAMDAAGRLYAAIGDNTDPFASSGYTPIDERSGRAAWDAQGTAGNTNDLRGKILRITPQSDGTYTVPSGNLFAAGTARTRPEIYAMGMRNPFRITIEPQTNAVLVADYGPDARAADPNRGPEGTVEFNRITSAGNYGWPYCVGNNIPFNDYNFTTSTSGPKFNCSAPVNNSPNNTGLSTLPGARSALVWYAYSASSQFPEVGTGGGGPMSGPVYDYDPTNTRTTKFPEYFDGKWITYELTRKWFKTLSVHRTAQTFTNARFGPTAVGDLQSINGIFDNISWIQPFEAEFGPDGSLYVIDFGEGTGSGRGGSNAGAGIYRIDYVANGRPPTAKIAATPDSGRTPLTVAFSSAGSTAGDGSPLGYAWDFTNDGTTDSTAANPSHTYSAAGKHTARLTVRNSGNGLTVSAVTDVVVGNTRPTVTITVPDGGFFDFGDKIPYTVTVTDPEDATIDCAKVTVQTQLGHDSHAHPLDVYTGCSGLLATEADAGDGHGPGQNLYTVVTAQYTDGGAAGGVPALTGSTRAQLQPKSKEAEHFSAQSGLVVNDRPTARAGKRLGDVDHNDWAAYGPVDLRNVGSVTLGVTNGGLGGDIELRTGSPTGTLIGKATIGSTGGWDNLVSPTVTLTNKPAGTTILYARFVNAAQVGGTPDLLSLDWLRFNGAGVKQEPGGTLSLAANPGSGTAPRTTTLTATATAPSGQSITDYVWDFGDNSASTHGATLRSTAHTYSRKGTFTARVTITYTSGETRSANLTITVT, from the coding sequence ATGCCCCGATACCTCCGCGCGTTCTGCCTCGCCCTGCTCGCCGTCGCCACCGTGGTGAGCACCACCACCGCACTGCCCGCCGAGGCCGCCCCTCGCTTCCGGGTGCTGGTCTTCTCCAAGATCACAAACTTCTACCACGACTCCATTCCGGCCGGCGTCGCCGCCATCCAGCAGCTCGGCGCCACCCACAACTTCGAGGTCGTCGCCACCACCGACGCGGCAGCGTTCACCGATGCCAACCTCGCCACCTTCGACGCGCTGGTCTTCAACAACACCAACTCCACCCCCGCCTCCGGGGACCTGCTCAACGCCAGCCAGCGGGCGGCGTTGCAGACGTTCGTGCGCAACGGCGGCGGCTGGGCCGGCCTGCACGCCGCCTCGGCCAGCGAACGCGACTGGCCGTGGTACGAGGGCCTGGTCGGCACGATCTTCGACTACCACCCCGACTTCTCCGCCACCGGCGGCACCTTCCCCGGCCGGGTCAAGGTGCTCGACCGGGCGCACCCCTCGACGCGCAACCTGCCGGAGCTCTGGGAGCAGAGTGAGGAGTGGTACAACTGGCGGACCAACCCGACCGGCAACGTGCACACTCTGGCGCAGATCAAGGTGCGGGACGGCATAAACGGGCTGGACGAGGGCGTCGACCACGCGTACTCCTGGTGTCAGCGCTACGACGGCGGCCGGTCCTGGTTCACCGCAGGTGGGCACGCCAGCTCCCAGTTCAGCACACCGACTTTCCTGGAGCACCTGCGCTACGGCATCGAGTGGGCCGCCGGCGCGGTCGCCGGTGACTGCTCCGCCACCGAGACCGGCAACTTCGAACGGGTGGGGCTGGTCACCGAGAACTTGGCCGACCCGTTCGAGCTGGCCGTGGGCCCGGACCGGAAGGTCTACTACATCCAGCGCACCGGCGCGTTGAAGGTGGTCAACTCCGACACCCTTCAGGTCACCACGCTGCTGGACTTCGCGTACACCTCGGCGATGACCGACCAGTCCGACGGGCTGCTGGGGATGACACTGGACCGCAACTTCGCCAGCAACGGCTGGGTCTACCTGCTCTGGTCGGACAAGACCCTCAAACAGCTCAACCTGTCCCGGTTCACGGTCGCCAACAACAGCGTGGCCCTCGCCTCGGAGAAGCGCCTGCTGACCATCCCCACCTACCGCGGTGAGGGCCGGGCCAACTCGCACATGGGCGGCTCGCTGGCCATGGACGCGGCCGGCCGCCTCTACGCCGCGATCGGCGACAACACCGACCCGTTCGCCTCCAGCGGCTACACCCCGATCGACGAGCGCAGCGGCCGGGCCGCCTGGGACGCCCAGGGCACCGCCGGCAACACCAACGACCTGCGCGGCAAGATCCTGCGGATCACCCCGCAGTCCGACGGCACCTACACCGTGCCCAGCGGCAACCTCTTCGCGGCCGGCACCGCGCGGACCCGGCCCGAGATCTACGCGATGGGGATGCGCAACCCGTTCCGGATCACCATCGAGCCGCAGACCAACGCGGTGCTGGTGGCCGACTACGGCCCGGACGCCCGCGCCGCCGACCCCAACCGGGGTCCGGAGGGGACGGTCGAGTTCAACCGGATCACCAGCGCGGGCAACTACGGCTGGCCGTACTGCGTGGGCAACAACATCCCCTTCAACGACTACAACTTCACCACCAGCACCTCCGGGCCGAAGTTCAACTGCTCCGCACCGGTGAACAACTCCCCCAACAACACCGGCCTCAGCACACTCCCGGGGGCCAGGTCAGCTCTGGTCTGGTACGCGTACTCCGCCTCCAGCCAGTTCCCCGAGGTGGGCACCGGCGGCGGCGGGCCGATGAGCGGGCCGGTCTACGACTACGACCCGACCAACACCCGCACCACGAAGTTCCCGGAGTACTTCGACGGCAAGTGGATCACCTACGAGCTGACCCGCAAGTGGTTCAAGACGCTCTCCGTCCACCGGACGGCCCAGACCTTCACCAACGCGCGCTTCGGCCCGACCGCCGTGGGCGACCTCCAGTCGATCAACGGGATCTTCGACAACATCAGCTGGATCCAGCCGTTCGAGGCGGAGTTCGGCCCGGACGGCTCGCTCTACGTCATCGACTTTGGCGAGGGCACCGGCAGCGGGCGCGGCGGCAGCAACGCCGGCGCCGGCATCTACCGGATCGACTACGTGGCCAACGGGCGGCCACCGACCGCGAAGATCGCCGCCACTCCGGACAGCGGGCGCACGCCGCTCACCGTGGCCTTCTCCTCGGCGGGGTCGACCGCCGGTGACGGGTCGCCGCTCGGCTACGCCTGGGACTTCACCAACGACGGCACCACCGACTCCACCGCGGCCAATCCGAGCCACACCTACTCGGCCGCCGGGAAGCACACCGCCCGGCTGACTGTGCGCAACAGCGGCAATGGGCTGACCGTCAGTGCCGTCACCGACGTGGTGGTCGGCAACACCAGGCCCACGGTGACCATCACCGTGCCCGACGGCGGGTTCTTCGACTTCGGCGACAAGATCCCGTACACCGTGACGGTCACCGACCCGGAGGACGCCACCATCGACTGCGCCAAGGTGACCGTGCAGACGCAACTCGGCCACGACTCACACGCCCACCCGCTGGACGTGTACACCGGCTGCTCGGGGCTGCTGGCCACCGAAGCGGACGCCGGCGACGGGCACGGGCCGGGGCAGAACCTCTACACGGTGGTCACCGCGCAGTACACCGACGGCGGCGCGGCCGGCGGCGTACCGGCGTTGACCGGCTCGACCCGGGCGCAGCTACAGCCCAAGAGCAAGGAGGCCGAGCACTTCAGCGCCCAGTCCGGCCTCGTCGTGAACGACCGGCCCACCGCCCGCGCCGGCAAGCGGCTCGGCGACGTCGACCACAACGACTGGGCGGCGTACGGGCCGGTGGACCTGCGCAACGTCGGCTCGGTGACGCTCGGGGTGACCAACGGCGGGCTCGGCGGCGACATCGAGCTACGTACCGGCTCACCCACCGGCACCCTGATCGGTAAGGCCACCATCGGCTCGACCGGCGGATGGGACAACCTGGTCTCCCCCACCGTCACGTTGACCAACAAACCCGCCGGCACCACCATCCTGTACGCCAGATTCGTCAACGCCGCGCAGGTCGGCGGCACCCCGGACCTGCTCTCGCTGGACTGGCTGCGGTTCAACGGGGCCGGCGTCAAGCAGGAGCCCGGCGGGACGCTGTCGCTCGCGGCCAACCCGGGCAGCGGCACCGCGCCGCGGACCACCACCCTGACCGCCACCGCAACAGCGCCGTCCGGGCAGAGCATCACCGACTACGTGTGGGACTTCGGTGACAACAGCGCCAGCACGCACGGTGCGACGCTGCGGTCGACGGCGCACACCTACAGCCGCAAGGGGACCTTCACCGCCCGGGTGACCATCACCTACACCAGCGGGGAGACCCGCTCGGCCAACCTGACCATCACGGTCACCTGA
- a CDS encoding S8 family serine peptidase, with protein MATSTSGNRLRRLAIPTLVFALVTGTTGVAGSASAAPVGPSGNGSGTAGYFTGENDKRVTLTDGADRRPGGKDSAGQRATMDETGSGQYIVELAEAPLTSYAGGVSGLARTRPESGNRLDVTSAPSRAYRGHLDAQRAAVAAAAGVKVNAAYATAFNGFSAKLTAQQVTTLRADKRVRAVTAARALGTPTPPPAAPPAAGAPAATTPAPPAQAPAGGPAGKPVKPVKSGPGTGAGTVIGVLDTGIWPESASFAKKMPAPATWHGTCQTGVAFVAEHCNGKIVGARYFADTWLAGGGSVPEGEVLSPRDMAGHGTHTASTAAGLPVSDVTIDGRRFDPVSGVAPDAQIAVYKVLWGGMGFDADIIAGIDAAVADGVQVLNFSIGSDLGDWEANTPIGVAFLNATLAGVFVAASAGNTGIVSGAISNAAPWVTTVGAAVTNLDEATVKLGDGTNLIGGSLDALPGGDSRPMVFGEQAGSPDLGAVYCEPGSLDPAKIKGKVVACALSNTFNSAAEIKAKGGAAMLVFDPVGNYRINSIYNFPVVYLPTEKQAGTLFNYLMRHPTDAKVSLRTGGDGSSVPGVPSVADFSSTGPDKVTLGVFKPDLVAPGADIIAAVSPAGNFGRQYDAYSGTSMASPYVAGAAAVLRATHPNWSPGSVASALRTTATDTVGTSSPLEQGSGFINLAGAKDPGLVIEPTAAELLAFSETAAPDGKELNLPAISLREYDGTRPVTITRTLTNVGKARETYRSSVSGLAGMKVTVSPESVTLEPGRSAKVTITLRRGSAPWDRYVTGSIGWRGKAHSARIPVAARPWGITPRPYADDGEEFGRMANGASGSIQPGFTGPLAGRSTGYTPVQRESYSMPAGVYGGVFDPNATGVKKVDFTVPANTAGIIVETNTDDPNTNLDLYLYKGDKLIYSSDRYWTSAEQAYKFLPEPGRYTAYVFAQFPGGPVVDFQLSHAIIGQNAKYSGATLTLPSTAERGATHGFTLKPNKPLPEGDFWAYTELSTNGTVIPGNLVYTQQSAWQ; from the coding sequence GTGGCTACAAGCACGAGCGGAAACAGGCTGCGAAGACTAGCGATACCGACGTTGGTCTTCGCCCTGGTCACCGGCACAACCGGTGTCGCGGGGTCGGCGTCGGCGGCCCCCGTCGGGCCGTCGGGCAACGGCAGCGGTACGGCCGGTTACTTCACCGGCGAGAACGACAAGAGGGTCACGCTGACCGACGGGGCCGACCGTCGACCCGGTGGCAAGGACTCGGCCGGCCAGCGGGCCACGATGGACGAGACCGGTTCGGGTCAGTACATCGTCGAACTGGCCGAGGCCCCCCTGACCTCGTACGCCGGCGGTGTTTCCGGGCTGGCGCGAACCCGTCCGGAGTCGGGCAACCGGCTGGACGTGACGTCGGCGCCGTCGCGGGCTTACCGCGGACACCTCGACGCGCAGCGGGCAGCCGTTGCCGCCGCCGCCGGGGTGAAGGTCAACGCGGCGTACGCGACCGCGTTCAACGGGTTCTCGGCGAAGCTGACCGCCCAGCAGGTGACCACCCTGCGGGCGGACAAGCGCGTCCGCGCGGTCACCGCCGCACGGGCCCTCGGCACTCCGACGCCGCCGCCGGCCGCGCCGCCGGCCGCCGGTGCCCCGGCCGCCACCACTCCGGCCCCGCCGGCCCAGGCCCCGGCGGGAGGTCCCGCCGGTAAGCCGGTCAAGCCGGTCAAGTCTGGCCCCGGCACGGGCGCGGGCACGGTGATCGGCGTTCTGGACACCGGCATCTGGCCGGAGAGCGCGTCGTTCGCCAAGAAGATGCCCGCCCCCGCGACCTGGCACGGCACCTGCCAGACCGGTGTGGCCTTCGTGGCCGAGCACTGCAACGGCAAGATCGTCGGCGCCAGGTACTTCGCCGACACGTGGCTGGCGGGCGGAGGCTCGGTGCCCGAGGGCGAGGTGCTCTCTCCCCGCGACATGGCCGGGCACGGCACGCACACCGCTTCCACCGCGGCCGGTCTGCCGGTCTCGGACGTCACGATCGACGGTCGGCGCTTCGATCCCGTCTCCGGGGTCGCGCCGGACGCTCAGATCGCCGTCTACAAGGTGCTCTGGGGCGGCATGGGCTTCGACGCCGACATCATCGCCGGAATCGACGCCGCCGTCGCCGACGGCGTGCAGGTCCTGAACTTCTCGATCGGCAGCGATCTCGGCGACTGGGAAGCCAACACCCCCATCGGCGTCGCCTTCCTCAACGCCACGCTGGCGGGAGTCTTCGTGGCGGCGTCGGCCGGCAACACCGGCATCGTGAGCGGGGCGATCAGCAACGCGGCGCCCTGGGTGACCACGGTTGGCGCGGCGGTGACGAACCTCGACGAGGCGACCGTCAAGCTGGGCGACGGCACGAACCTCATCGGCGGCTCACTGGACGCGCTGCCCGGCGGCGACTCGCGGCCGATGGTCTTCGGCGAACAGGCCGGATCGCCGGATCTGGGCGCGGTGTACTGCGAACCGGGCAGCCTCGACCCTGCCAAGATCAAGGGCAAGGTGGTCGCCTGCGCGCTGTCCAACACGTTCAACTCCGCCGCCGAGATCAAGGCCAAGGGCGGGGCGGCGATGCTGGTGTTCGACCCCGTCGGCAACTACCGGATCAACTCGATCTACAACTTCCCGGTCGTCTACCTGCCGACCGAGAAGCAGGCCGGCACGCTGTTCAACTACCTGATGCGCCACCCCACCGACGCGAAGGTGTCTCTGCGCACCGGCGGTGACGGCTCCAGCGTCCCCGGCGTACCCAGCGTCGCGGACTTCTCCTCCACCGGACCGGACAAGGTGACCCTCGGCGTCTTCAAGCCGGACCTGGTCGCGCCGGGGGCGGACATCATCGCCGCGGTCTCACCAGCGGGCAACTTCGGGCGGCAGTACGACGCGTACTCGGGCACCTCGATGGCCTCGCCGTACGTGGCCGGCGCGGCGGCGGTGCTGCGGGCCACGCACCCGAACTGGTCACCGGGCAGTGTCGCCTCGGCGCTGCGGACCACCGCCACCGACACGGTCGGCACCAGCAGCCCTCTGGAGCAGGGCAGCGGATTCATCAACCTGGCCGGTGCCAAGGACCCGGGCCTGGTCATCGAGCCCACGGCGGCGGAGCTGCTCGCCTTCAGTGAGACGGCAGCGCCGGACGGCAAGGAACTCAACCTGCCGGCCATCTCGTTGCGGGAGTACGACGGGACCCGCCCGGTGACAATCACCCGCACCCTGACCAACGTGGGCAAGGCGCGGGAGACCTACCGCTCGTCGGTGTCCGGCCTGGCCGGCATGAAGGTCACCGTGTCGCCGGAATCGGTGACGCTGGAGCCGGGTCGGTCCGCGAAGGTGACGATCACCCTGCGCCGGGGCAGCGCGCCCTGGGACCGGTACGTGACCGGGTCGATCGGCTGGCGCGGCAAGGCCCACAGCGCCCGGATCCCGGTCGCCGCCCGTCCGTGGGGGATCACGCCCCGACCGTACGCTGACGACGGCGAGGAGTTCGGCCGGATGGCCAACGGTGCGTCCGGCTCGATCCAGCCCGGCTTCACCGGACCACTTGCCGGCCGCAGCACCGGTTACACGCCGGTGCAGCGCGAGTCGTACTCGATGCCGGCCGGCGTCTATGGCGGCGTGTTCGACCCGAACGCCACCGGAGTGAAGAAGGTCGACTTCACGGTGCCGGCGAACACCGCCGGCATCATTGTCGAAACCAACACCGACGACCCGAACACGAACCTCGACCTCTACCTGTACAAGGGCGACAAGCTGATCTACAGCAGTGACAGGTACTGGACCAGCGCGGAGCAGGCGTACAAGTTCCTGCCCGAGCCGGGGCGCTACACCGCGTACGTGTTCGCACAGTTCCCCGGTGGCCCGGTCGTCGACTTCCAGCTGAGCCACGCCATCATCGGCCAAAACGCCAAGTATTCGGGCGCCACGCTGACGCTCCCATCCACGGCGGAGCGCGGTGCGACGCACGGATTCACGTTGAAGCCGAACAAGCCGCTGCCCGAGGGTGACTTCTGGGCCTACACCGAGCTGAGCACCAACGGCACGGTCATTCCCGGCAATCTCGTCTACACGCAACAGAGCGCCTGGCAGTAA